A region from the Mycolicibacterium phlei genome encodes:
- a CDS encoding amidohydrolase family protein → MSAPQPLDYMAIDVDNHYYEPLDAFTRHLPKEFRQRGVQMLTDGKRTYAVFGGKINHFIPNPTFDPIIEPGCLDLLFRGEIPEGVDPASLMKVDRLADHPEYQNRDARVKKMDEQNLETVFMLPTFACGVEEGLKHDIPATMASIHAFNLWLDEDWGFDRPDHRILAAPIISLADPQQAVEEVEFVLGRGAKLVCIRPAPVPGEVRPRSLGDPVHDPVWARLAEAGVPVVFHLSDSGYMAIPALWGGSGEFRGFGRRDPLDMVLMDDRAIHDTLASMIVHQVFTRHPKLKVASIENGSYFVYRLIKRLKKSANNAPYHYKEDPVEQLKNNVWIAPYYEDDVKLLAETIGVDKILFGSDWPHGEGLADPTSFTADIPQFPEFSHEDTRMVMRDNALTLLGANVTAGAGR, encoded by the coding sequence ATGAGCGCACCACAGCCGTTGGACTACATGGCCATCGACGTCGACAACCACTACTACGAGCCGCTCGACGCGTTCACCCGCCACCTGCCCAAGGAGTTCCGCCAGCGCGGCGTGCAGATGCTCACCGACGGGAAGCGCACCTACGCGGTGTTCGGCGGGAAGATCAACCACTTCATCCCGAACCCGACGTTCGACCCGATCATCGAACCCGGCTGCCTGGACCTGCTGTTCCGCGGCGAGATCCCCGAGGGCGTCGACCCGGCGTCGCTGATGAAGGTCGACCGGCTCGCCGACCATCCCGAGTACCAGAACCGCGACGCGCGGGTGAAGAAGATGGACGAGCAGAACCTCGAAACCGTGTTCATGCTCCCGACTTTCGCGTGTGGCGTGGAGGAGGGACTCAAGCACGACATCCCCGCCACCATGGCCTCGATCCACGCCTTCAACCTGTGGCTCGACGAGGACTGGGGCTTCGACCGGCCCGATCACCGCATCCTGGCCGCGCCGATCATCTCGCTGGCCGATCCGCAGCAGGCGGTCGAGGAGGTCGAGTTCGTGCTGGGCCGCGGCGCCAAACTGGTGTGCATCCGGCCCGCGCCGGTGCCCGGTGAGGTGCGGCCGCGCTCGCTGGGCGACCCGGTGCACGATCCGGTGTGGGCCCGGCTCGCCGAGGCGGGCGTGCCCGTCGTCTTCCACCTGTCCGACTCCGGCTACATGGCGATCCCCGCGCTGTGGGGCGGCAGCGGGGAGTTCCGCGGGTTCGGCAGACGCGACCCGCTCGACATGGTGCTGATGGACGACCGCGCCATCCACGACACCCTCGCCTCGATGATCGTGCACCAGGTGTTCACCCGGCACCCCAAGCTCAAGGTGGCCAGCATCGAGAACGGCTCCTACTTCGTGTACCGGCTGATCAAACGGCTCAAGAAGTCCGCCAACAACGCGCCGTACCACTACAAGGAGGATCCGGTCGAACAGCTCAAGAACAACGTCTGGATCGCGCCGTACTACGAGGACGACGTGAAACTGCTGGCCGAGACCATCGGCGTGGACAAGATCCTGTTCGGTTCCGACTGGCCGCACGGCGAGGGCCTGGCCGATCCGACGTCGTTCACCGCCGACATCCCGCAGTTCCCCGAGTTCAGCCACGAGGACACCCGAATGGTCATGCGCGACAACGCGTTGACGCTGCTGGGTGCGAATGTGACGGCCGGCGCCGGCAGATGA
- a CDS encoding acyl-CoA synthetase: MTEWTIGAVLDAIAEAAPDRLMSICGQRRSTYGQVADRTRRLANFLAGHGLGAHRERAELQNWECGQDRVALLMHNDLYPDMMIGALKARTVPVNVNYNYTPREVAELFEYLRPRAVVYHRSFGAKFADVLPPACAELLIEIDDDSGAPRLPGAVTLDDALAQGDTDQRIEGSPDDVLMVCTGGTTGRPKGVMWRQSDTYVISMNGADHESVDEIHAKLGGQPQPWFAVSPLMHAAGLWMTFAGLLNGIPVILYDKTSFDPCAVLTTAQREKAGMMTIVGDAYARPLVEELRTGDYDLSSLYAIATGGAATNPKYQRALLDLLPQITLINGYGSSETGNVGFGRSQRGEEKSTFELREGALVVSEDYRRFLVAGEEEVGFVARGGRIPLGYFDDEAATRRTFPVVEGRRVVISGDRGSLAADGTLRLFGRDALVVNSGGEKVFVEEVEEVLRAHPAVADALVVGRPSERWGQEVVALVALRAGHDTTPDALHAHCTESLAKFKTPKEFLFVDQVRRLGNGKPDYRWARSAATQQVNA, encoded by the coding sequence ATGACCGAGTGGACGATCGGGGCGGTCCTCGACGCGATCGCCGAGGCGGCGCCGGACCGGCTGATGTCGATCTGCGGGCAGCGCCGCAGCACCTACGGGCAGGTGGCCGACCGGACCCGCAGGCTGGCCAACTTCCTTGCCGGCCACGGTCTCGGCGCCCACCGCGAACGCGCCGAGCTGCAGAACTGGGAGTGCGGCCAGGACCGGGTCGCGCTGCTCATGCACAACGACCTGTACCCGGACATGATGATCGGCGCGCTCAAGGCGCGCACCGTCCCGGTCAACGTCAACTACAACTACACTCCGCGCGAGGTCGCCGAACTCTTCGAGTACCTGCGTCCCCGCGCGGTCGTCTATCACCGCTCGTTCGGGGCGAAGTTCGCCGATGTGCTGCCACCGGCTTGCGCGGAGCTGCTCATCGAGATCGACGACGACTCCGGCGCGCCGCGCCTGCCCGGCGCTGTCACGCTCGATGACGCACTGGCACAGGGCGATACCGATCAGCGCATCGAGGGTTCGCCCGATGACGTGCTGATGGTGTGCACCGGCGGCACCACCGGACGCCCCAAGGGTGTGATGTGGCGGCAGAGCGACACCTACGTCATCTCGATGAACGGCGCCGACCACGAGTCCGTCGACGAGATCCACGCCAAGCTCGGCGGCCAGCCGCAGCCGTGGTTCGCGGTGTCCCCGCTGATGCACGCCGCCGGCCTGTGGATGACGTTCGCCGGACTGCTCAACGGCATCCCCGTGATCCTCTACGACAAGACGAGTTTCGACCCGTGTGCGGTGCTGACCACCGCGCAGCGCGAGAAGGCCGGCATGATGACCATCGTCGGCGACGCGTACGCCCGCCCGCTGGTCGAGGAACTGCGCACCGGCGACTACGACCTGTCGTCGCTGTACGCCATCGCCACCGGCGGTGCGGCGACCAACCCGAAATATCAACGCGCACTGCTGGATCTGCTGCCGCAGATCACCCTGATCAACGGGTACGGCTCCTCGGAGACCGGCAACGTCGGCTTCGGGCGCAGTCAGCGCGGCGAGGAGAAGTCCACCTTCGAACTGCGTGAGGGCGCGCTGGTGGTGTCCGAGGACTACCGCAGGTTCCTCGTTGCAGGCGAGGAGGAGGTCGGGTTCGTCGCCCGGGGCGGACGGATACCGCTCGGCTACTTCGACGACGAGGCGGCCACCCGCAGGACGTTCCCGGTCGTCGAGGGCAGGCGCGTGGTGATCTCCGGTGACCGCGGCTCGCTGGCCGCCGACGGCACGCTGCGGCTGTTCGGCCGCGACGCGCTGGTCGTCAACAGCGGCGGGGAGAAGGTGTTCGTCGAGGAGGTCGAAGAGGTGCTGCGCGCGCACCCCGCCGTCGCCGACGCGCTGGTGGTCGGCAGGCCCAGCGAGCGCTGGGGCCAGGAGGTGGTGGCGCTCGTCGCGCTGCGCGCCGGACACGACACGACACCCGACGCACTGCACGCCCACTGCACCGAAAGCCTCGCCAAGTTCAAGACACCGAAGGAGTTCCTCTTTGTCGACCAGGTCCGCCGACTCGGCAACGGCAAGCCCGACTACCGCTGGGCCCGATCCGCGGCGACACAACAGGTGAACGCGTGA
- a CDS encoding amidohydrolase family protein: MSHKAIDCLVNVHFGETEQQPSWMLKVRDDYFKGPQSMFAPVDLGELLDEMDEQGVEKAILMDSLTKPSTTARKFVEARPDRFALAMGGVNLLRPIPSLRELAAVAADLPVVYAVVGPSFWGDGQYPPSDAVYYPLYTKCAELGLPLCVNTGIPGPPIPGEVQNPIHLDRVCVRFPELKLCMIHGADPWWDVAIRLLIKYQNLRLMTSAWSPKRLPESLIHYMRTRGPNKVIYGSDWPVLKMRRVIPEAQNLDLPPEVLDNYLYNNAREFFFGADDGEQ; the protein is encoded by the coding sequence GTGAGCCACAAAGCAATCGACTGCCTCGTCAACGTCCACTTCGGCGAGACCGAACAGCAGCCCTCCTGGATGCTCAAGGTTCGCGACGACTACTTCAAGGGCCCCCAGTCGATGTTCGCGCCGGTCGATCTCGGCGAGCTGCTCGACGAGATGGACGAACAGGGTGTGGAGAAGGCGATCCTGATGGACAGCCTGACCAAGCCGTCGACCACCGCGCGCAAGTTCGTCGAGGCCCGACCCGACCGGTTCGCGCTGGCGATGGGCGGGGTGAACCTGCTGCGTCCGATCCCGTCGCTGCGCGAGCTGGCCGCCGTCGCCGCCGACCTGCCCGTCGTGTACGCGGTGGTGGGGCCGAGCTTCTGGGGTGACGGCCAGTACCCGCCCAGCGACGCGGTGTACTACCCGCTCTACACCAAGTGCGCCGAACTCGGGTTGCCGCTGTGCGTCAACACCGGTATCCCCGGGCCACCGATCCCCGGCGAGGTGCAGAACCCGATCCACCTCGACCGTGTCTGCGTGCGGTTCCCGGAGCTGAAGCTGTGCATGATCCACGGCGCCGACCCGTGGTGGGATGTGGCGATCCGGTTGCTGATCAAGTACCAGAACCTGCGGCTGATGACCTCGGCGTGGTCACCGAAACGGTTGCCCGAGAGCCTGATCCACTACATGCGCACCCGCGGCCCGAACAAGGTGATCTACGGGTCGGACTGGCCGGTACTCAAGATGCGCCGGGTGATTCCCGAGGCGCAGAACCTCGATCTACCACCCGAGGTGCTCGACAACTACCTCTACAACAACGCCCGGGAGTTCTTCTTCGGGGCCGACGACGGGGAGCAGTGA
- a CDS encoding acyl-CoA dehydrogenase family protein, with product MDRYELRRLDYSLTEDHQALQAAYRDFFKTHCPIETVRAAEGTGFDKSLWERLCGMGASSMALPEDVGGDGATLVDLTLVAEEVGRALAPVPWIDHVCAARLLGRLGAVDSDVINGQTIVGLDPAQDNLTGVRLVPSGSVADHVLLRDGDQIVKLTFATRPARVDNIGRLPMAWIDPAAADDRTVLASGPQALAEYQRALDEWRVLTGAALAGLVEETMTIAAEFSKTRYTLGVPISTLQAISHPLANMAITVQGGRNLARRAAWFLDNEPDERRELAPSAFVFMAEEASKAATMAVHIQGGLGVSAEAASSAYLVRARGWALAGGDPAATAKYIARIVAERESGEG from the coding sequence ATGGACCGCTACGAACTGCGCAGGCTCGACTACAGCCTGACCGAGGACCACCAGGCCCTGCAGGCGGCCTACCGGGACTTCTTCAAGACGCACTGCCCGATCGAGACCGTGCGCGCCGCCGAGGGCACCGGCTTCGACAAGAGCCTGTGGGAACGCCTGTGCGGCATGGGCGCGAGCTCGATGGCGCTGCCCGAGGACGTCGGCGGTGACGGTGCCACGCTCGTCGACCTGACCCTGGTCGCCGAGGAGGTCGGTCGCGCGCTGGCCCCGGTGCCGTGGATCGACCACGTCTGCGCCGCGAGGCTGCTTGGCCGTCTCGGTGCCGTCGACTCCGATGTCATCAACGGGCAGACGATCGTCGGTCTGGACCCCGCGCAGGACAACCTCACCGGGGTGCGGCTGGTGCCCAGCGGGTCGGTCGCCGACCACGTGCTGCTGCGCGACGGCGACCAGATCGTCAAGCTCACCTTCGCCACCCGCCCGGCCAGGGTCGACAACATCGGCAGGCTGCCGATGGCGTGGATCGACCCGGCCGCCGCCGACGACCGCACCGTGTTGGCGTCGGGGCCGCAGGCGCTGGCGGAATATCAACGGGCGCTCGACGAGTGGCGGGTGCTCACCGGTGCGGCGCTGGCCGGCCTGGTCGAGGAGACGATGACGATCGCCGCGGAGTTCTCCAAGACCCGCTACACGCTCGGGGTGCCGATCTCCACGCTGCAGGCCATCTCGCATCCGCTGGCCAACATGGCGATCACCGTGCAGGGCGGGCGCAACCTCGCCCGGCGCGCGGCGTGGTTCCTCGACAACGAGCCCGACGAACGGCGCGAACTGGCGCCGTCGGCGTTCGTGTTCATGGCCGAGGAGGCGTCGAAGGCGGCGACGATGGCGGTGCACATCCAGGGCGGGCTCGGGGTGTCGGCGGAGGCGGCGTCGAGCGCGTACCTGGTGCGGGCGCGCGGCTGGGCGCTGGCCGGGGGAGATCCGGCGGCGACGGCCAAGTACATCGCGCGGATCGTCGCGGAGCGGGAAAGCGGAGAGGGCTAG